From a single Eleginops maclovinus isolate JMC-PN-2008 ecotype Puerto Natales chromosome 18, JC_Emac_rtc_rv5, whole genome shotgun sequence genomic region:
- the spartb gene encoding spartin b isoform X1, whose product MEKAKQDAFDSARLQVIKDGYERAFECINKGLSVDEAGDKTQALELYKQGRKHLLRAISVPSKGDECVGSSWASARQMQQKMQETLDNITTRLAILETSSDLESTPTLNTSSKSDPDVADTSKEALYPKLPSKNKPDPPNQLSANSQTAGAIGGMSACSSKGLPLSPTRQPVGPVEQPPAYSPQAADGHLSVSYGTDAGEMSLVGEEFYSRTSNSTPSPQSMGEDGEELMYIPHGVQIFYVTPEGEVSAPSYPGYLRLVKFTSEHSDSMPHRPPAFLQVCDWLYPLMAVDSPVLLCNTGVFMFPDMMASAPGYYVGVVLSSELPTVHRELFQDLLSQMTDLRVQAPEEAAETINLSQKVSIATPQETATGVTEEDENEEEKALPEWSEKVASGILTGASWLSWGLVKGAEFTGKAIQTGASKLREHITPEDKPTHVSPTVSKGLHVAKQATGGAVKVSQFLVDGVCTVAGCVGRELAPHVKKHGGKLIPESMKKDKDGRSNIDGAMVVAASGVQGFATMWTGLEVAAMNITTSVASETVSTVKHKYGAAAGQATDHAVNSAINVGRTAFNVDNLGIKAIVKKTGKQTAHAILEDYKCLEKPESGKQVEKSGK is encoded by the exons ATGGAGAAAGCTAAACAAGATGCATTCGACAGTGCCAGACTCCAAGTGATCAAAGATGGCTATGAGAGGGCCTTTGAGTGCATAAATAAAGGACTGTCTGTAGATGAAGCCGGAGACAAGACACAGGCCCTGGAGCTCTACAAGCAAGGGAGGAAGCACCTCCTCAGGGCCATCAGTGTGCCTTCCAAGGGAGATGAGTGTGTCGGCAGCTCCTGGGCATCAGCCAGGCAGATGCAGCAGAAGATGCAGGAGACGCTGGACAACATCACCACTCGCCTGGCCATACTGGAGACCAGCTCTGACCTTGAATCTACACCTACACTGAACACTAGCAGTAAATCTGACCCTGATGTGGCAGACACGTCCAAAGAAGCACTCTACCCAAAACTTCCTTCCAAAAACAAGCCAGATCCACCAAACCAACTTTCTGCTAACAGCCAGACAGCAGGGGCTATAGGAGGCATGTCTGCCTGCAGTAGTAAGGGTCTCCCCCTCTCACCCACCAGACAGCCTGTGGGTCCAGTGGAGCAGCCTCCAGCTTACTCTCCTCAGGCAGCTGATGGCCACCTCTCTGTTTCATATGGGACAGATGCAGGGGAGATGTCTTTGGTTGGGGAAGAGTTCTACAGTCGTACGTCTAACTCAACACCATCTCCCCAAAGTATGGGTGAAGACGGAGAGGAGCTGATGTACATCCCTCATGGTGTACAGATATTCTATGTCACGCCTGAAGGCGAGGTGAGCGCCCCGTCGTACCCGGGCTACCTGCGGCTGGTGAAGTTTACCAGTGAACACTCCGACAGTATGCCACACCGCCCACCAGCTTTTCTGCAG GTGTGTGACTGGCTGTATCCTCTCATGGCCGTGGACTCCCCTGTGTTGCTGTGTAACactggtgtgtttatgtttccGGACATGATGGCGTCGGCTCCAGGTTATTATGTCGGGGTGGTGTTGTCCTCTGAGCTGCCTACTGTTCACAGAGAGCTTTTCCAGGACCTGCTGTCCCAGATGACAGATCTCAGGGTACAG GCTccagaagaagctgcagagacCATTAATCTCAGTCAGAAGGTGTCCATCGCTACGCCTCAGGAGACTGCAACAGGGGTCACAGAAGAGGATGAGAACGAGGAGGAGAAGGCTCTGCCTGAGTGGAGTGAAAAGGTGGCAAGCGGGATTCTGACAG GTGCATCATGGCTAAGCTGGGGTCTGGTGAAAGGAGCTGAGTTCACAGGCAAGGCCATTCAAACAGGGGCATCTAAACTCCGGGAACACATCACCCCGGAGGACAAACCCACCCACGTCAGCCCCACAGTCAGCAAAGGCCTCCACGTAGCCAAGCAAGCGACAGGGGGAGCCGTCAAAGTTAGCCAGTTTCTAG TGGACGGGGTGTGCACCGTCGCTGGCTGTGTGGGGCGGGAGTTGGCTCCACACGTGAAAAAACATGGAGGCAAGCTGATCCCAGAATCTATGAAGAAAGACAAGGATGGGCGTTCTAACATAGATGGAGCCATGGTGGTGGCTGCCAGTGGAGTGCAAG GATTTGCGACTATGTGGACTGGTTTGGAAGTGGCCGCAATGAACATCACTACAAGTGTAGCATCAGAGACCGTGAGCACCGTAAAACACAA GTACGGGGCTGCAGCAGGACAGGCCACAGACCACGCGGTCAATTCTGCCATTAATGTCGGTCGCACTGCCTTCAATGTTGACAACCTGGGGATCAAAGCTATAGTGAAAAAGACGGGCAAGCAGACGGCGCATGCCATTCTGGAAGACTACAAGTGTCTGGAAAAACCAGAGAGTGGGAAGCAAGTGGAGAAGTCGGGCAAATAG
- the spartb gene encoding spartin b isoform X2 yields the protein MEKAKQDAFDSARLQVIKDGYERAFECINKGLSVDEAGDKTQALELYKQGRKHLLRAISVPSKGDECVGSSWASARQMQQKMQETLDNITTRLAILETSSDLESTPTLNTSSKSDPDVADTSKEALYPKLPSKNKPDPPNQLSANSQTAGAIGGMSACSSKGLPLSPTRQPVGPVEQPPAYSPQAADGHLSVSYGTDAGEMSLVGEEFYSRTSNSTPSPQSMGEDGEELMYIPHGVQIFYVTPEGEVSAPSYPGYLRLVKFTSEHSDSMPHRPPAFLQVCDWLYPLMAVDSPVLLCNTGVFMFPDMMASAPGYYVGVVLSSELPTVHRELFQDLLSQMTDLRVQAPEEAAETINLSQKVSIATPQETATGVTEEDENEEEKALPEWSEKVASGILTGASWLSWGLVKGAEFTGKAIQTGASKLREHITPEDKPTHVSPTVSKGLHVAKQATGGAVKVSQFLVDGVCTVAGCVGRELAPHVKKHGGKLIPESMKKDKDGRSNIDGAMVVAASGVQGFATMWTGLEVAAMNITTSVASETVSTVKHKFRGLQKHL from the exons ATGGAGAAAGCTAAACAAGATGCATTCGACAGTGCCAGACTCCAAGTGATCAAAGATGGCTATGAGAGGGCCTTTGAGTGCATAAATAAAGGACTGTCTGTAGATGAAGCCGGAGACAAGACACAGGCCCTGGAGCTCTACAAGCAAGGGAGGAAGCACCTCCTCAGGGCCATCAGTGTGCCTTCCAAGGGAGATGAGTGTGTCGGCAGCTCCTGGGCATCAGCCAGGCAGATGCAGCAGAAGATGCAGGAGACGCTGGACAACATCACCACTCGCCTGGCCATACTGGAGACCAGCTCTGACCTTGAATCTACACCTACACTGAACACTAGCAGTAAATCTGACCCTGATGTGGCAGACACGTCCAAAGAAGCACTCTACCCAAAACTTCCTTCCAAAAACAAGCCAGATCCACCAAACCAACTTTCTGCTAACAGCCAGACAGCAGGGGCTATAGGAGGCATGTCTGCCTGCAGTAGTAAGGGTCTCCCCCTCTCACCCACCAGACAGCCTGTGGGTCCAGTGGAGCAGCCTCCAGCTTACTCTCCTCAGGCAGCTGATGGCCACCTCTCTGTTTCATATGGGACAGATGCAGGGGAGATGTCTTTGGTTGGGGAAGAGTTCTACAGTCGTACGTCTAACTCAACACCATCTCCCCAAAGTATGGGTGAAGACGGAGAGGAGCTGATGTACATCCCTCATGGTGTACAGATATTCTATGTCACGCCTGAAGGCGAGGTGAGCGCCCCGTCGTACCCGGGCTACCTGCGGCTGGTGAAGTTTACCAGTGAACACTCCGACAGTATGCCACACCGCCCACCAGCTTTTCTGCAG GTGTGTGACTGGCTGTATCCTCTCATGGCCGTGGACTCCCCTGTGTTGCTGTGTAACactggtgtgtttatgtttccGGACATGATGGCGTCGGCTCCAGGTTATTATGTCGGGGTGGTGTTGTCCTCTGAGCTGCCTACTGTTCACAGAGAGCTTTTCCAGGACCTGCTGTCCCAGATGACAGATCTCAGGGTACAG GCTccagaagaagctgcagagacCATTAATCTCAGTCAGAAGGTGTCCATCGCTACGCCTCAGGAGACTGCAACAGGGGTCACAGAAGAGGATGAGAACGAGGAGGAGAAGGCTCTGCCTGAGTGGAGTGAAAAGGTGGCAAGCGGGATTCTGACAG GTGCATCATGGCTAAGCTGGGGTCTGGTGAAAGGAGCTGAGTTCACAGGCAAGGCCATTCAAACAGGGGCATCTAAACTCCGGGAACACATCACCCCGGAGGACAAACCCACCCACGTCAGCCCCACAGTCAGCAAAGGCCTCCACGTAGCCAAGCAAGCGACAGGGGGAGCCGTCAAAGTTAGCCAGTTTCTAG TGGACGGGGTGTGCACCGTCGCTGGCTGTGTGGGGCGGGAGTTGGCTCCACACGTGAAAAAACATGGAGGCAAGCTGATCCCAGAATCTATGAAGAAAGACAAGGATGGGCGTTCTAACATAGATGGAGCCATGGTGGTGGCTGCCAGTGGAGTGCAAG GATTTGCGACTATGTGGACTGGTTTGGAAGTGGCCGCAATGAACATCACTACAAGTGTAGCATCAGAGACCGTGAGCACCGTAAAACACAA atttagggGTCTACAAAAACATCTTTGA